The following are from one region of the Anaeropeptidivorans aminofermentans genome:
- a CDS encoding ABC transporter ATP-binding protein, whose translation MEPLIQIQGVTKDYKMGEVSVNALRGIDLEIYEGEFLVILGASGSGKSTLLNIIGGIDTPTKGKIIFNGQDIGEYKDRELTNYRKNAIGFVFQFYNLVPNLTAKENIELSCELSKSPINVDELLENIGLLEWSGHFPSQMSGGQQQRVAIARALGKNPAVLLCDEPTGALDFTTGIQVLKILKEFNENYKKTIIIITHNAGIGQMADRIVYIKDGLVDKIENIEKPIRPEEVYW comes from the coding sequence ATGGAACCTTTAATACAGATACAGGGCGTTACAAAGGATTATAAAATGGGAGAGGTTTCAGTTAACGCTCTTAGAGGAATAGATTTAGAAATATATGAAGGAGAGTTTTTAGTTATTCTTGGGGCGTCAGGCTCAGGGAAGTCTACTTTACTCAATATCATAGGGGGAATCGATACCCCCACCAAAGGAAAAATTATTTTTAACGGACAGGATATCGGAGAATACAAGGACAGAGAGCTTACAAATTACAGGAAAAATGCCATAGGCTTTGTATTTCAGTTTTATAATCTTGTTCCTAATTTAACTGCAAAAGAGAATATCGAATTAAGCTGTGAGCTTTCTAAAAGCCCTATCAATGTAGATGAGCTTCTGGAAAACATAGGCCTTTTGGAATGGTCGGGCCATTTCCCCTCACAAATGTCAGGAGGGCAGCAGCAAAGAGTTGCCATAGCAAGGGCCTTGGGGAAAAACCCTGCAGTTTTGCTCTGTGATGAGCCTACGGGCGCATTGGATTTTACCACAGGCATACAGGTTCTTAAAATTCTTAAGGAATTTAATGAAAATTATAAAAAGACCATTATTATCATTACCCATAACGCAGGCATAGGGCAGATGGCAGATAGAATTGTCTACATAAAGGACGGATTGGTAGATAAAATAGAAAATATCGAAAAGCCAATAAGGCCCGAGGAGGTATATTGGTGA
- the trhA gene encoding PAQR family membrane homeostasis protein TrhA, with product MYKSLRDPISAMTHLVALIVYIPFLTALIVISAINYYPALITGFSIFAASVIGLYLASSIYHMVKASPKIIGILRKVDHCMIFVLIAGTYTPICLGPLKGPLGYSLTAGIWLFGAVGIFLKIFHFNAPRSLSTAIYVIMGWLVIFAFYPLIKAVSLSGLLLLAAGGILYTLGAVIYGLKKPNLPFKNWGFHEIFHLFVIAGTACHILFMFLYVL from the coding sequence ATGTATAAATCTTTAAGAGACCCAATAAGCGCCATGACCCACTTGGTGGCTCTTATTGTGTATATTCCTTTTCTTACGGCGTTAATCGTCATAAGCGCCATTAATTATTATCCTGCCCTTATTACAGGGTTCAGTATCTTTGCGGCGTCTGTCATAGGCTTATATCTTGCAAGCTCTATTTACCATATGGTAAAGGCTTCCCCTAAAATCATAGGTATTTTAAGAAAAGTTGACCACTGCATGATTTTCGTTTTAATCGCCGGAACGTATACCCCCATATGCCTCGGCCCTCTTAAAGGACCTTTAGGTTATTCCTTAACGGCAGGCATATGGCTTTTCGGGGCAGTGGGAATTTTCCTTAAAATATTTCATTTTAATGCCCCAAGGTCTCTTTCCACAGCAATATACGTTATTATGGGCTGGCTTGTTATATTCGCATTTTATCCCCTTATAAAGGCCGTTTCCTTAAGCGGCTTATTGCTTCTTGCAGCAGGGGGAATCCTATATACTTTAGGGGCAGTCATCTATGGACTGAAAAAGCCCAATCTGCCTTTTAAAAACTGGGGCTTTCATGAAATATTCCACCTCTTTGTAATAGCGGGGACGGCTTGCCATATCCTTTTTATGTTTTTGTATGTATTGTAG
- a CDS encoding GGDEF domain-containing protein: MNTESTNKNSSNNLFETYCCAYNELECGILIYDENHHIVFANDKLFKYLGIGEKNIYGDNSLKEILDIDIDSILDKVLEGRMEERGIEIRIQRGADLKCFLITGKLLHMNSSAYVILTIVDTTPYKAKEENLLCRLELDLATKALNKYGLFKYMHMLINAKDPKPFTICMLDFDDFKKINDSYGHLTGDDVLKIFADTSRKNIRNSDIFGRYGGEEFVFVFSNIGTDKSAKIIERIQNEVKGHFLNIFPDAVSFSVGMLYVDPAKEARLNSKELICEADKLLYKAKDRGKNRIVTPVKEYLFI; the protein is encoded by the coding sequence ATGAATACAGAAAGCACAAATAAGAATTCCTCAAATAATCTGTTTGAGACTTATTGCTGTGCTTATAATGAGTTGGAATGCGGAATATTAATATACGATGAAAACCATCATATTGTTTTTGCTAACGACAAATTATTTAAGTATTTGGGTATTGGCGAGAAAAATATATACGGCGATAATAGCCTAAAAGAAATATTAGATATTGATATAGACAGCATTTTGGATAAAGTGCTTGAAGGGCGTATGGAGGAAAGAGGCATTGAGATAAGAATACAAAGGGGGGCGGACTTGAAATGCTTTTTAATAACCGGCAAGCTCCTTCATATGAATTCAAGTGCTTATGTTATACTTACTATAGTAGATACAACGCCTTATAAAGCCAAAGAAGAAAACCTTCTTTGCCGATTAGAACTTGATTTAGCCACAAAGGCGCTGAATAAATATGGCCTGTTTAAATATATGCATATGCTGATAAACGCCAAGGACCCTAAGCCCTTTACCATATGTATGCTGGATTTTGACGACTTTAAAAAGATTAACGACAGCTACGGCCATCTAACGGGAGACGACGTGTTAAAAATATTTGCCGACACATCCCGAAAGAATATCAGAAACAGCGATATATTCGGCAGATACGGAGGGGAGGAATTTGTTTTTGTCTTCTCCAATATAGGCACCGATAAAAGCGCCAAGATTATCGAGCGGATACAAAATGAGGTAAAAGGTCATTTTTTAAATATATTCCCTGATGCGGTTTCCTTCAGTGTGGGAATGCTTTATGTAGACCCTGCAAAGGAAGCAAGACTGAACTCTAAAGAGCTTATATGTGAGGCGGATAAGCTTCTTTATAAAGCGAAAGACAGAGGAAAAAACAGAATCGTAACCCCTGTAAAGGAATATCTTTTTATATAA
- a CDS encoding helix-turn-helix domain-containing protein: MILDYRAIGQRIRSIRLKGGLTQEKLAELTELSNQHISNIETGSTKLSLQTLVKIANALDSSADEILCDNVTKTKPIYDNEILQELADCNEQETRFIADTVKHIKKTLRYRLGTNK; the protein is encoded by the coding sequence ATGATACTTGATTACCGGGCTATTGGACAGAGAATCCGCTCGATCAGGCTAAAAGGGGGGTTAACCCAGGAAAAGCTTGCAGAATTAACAGAGCTAAGCAATCAGCACATAAGCAATATTGAAACCGGCTCTACAAAACTATCTTTACAGACTTTAGTTAAAATAGCAAATGCCCTGGATAGCTCTGCCGATGAAATATTATGTGATAATGTAACCAAAACAAAGCCCATTTATGACAATGAAATCCTACAGGAGCTTGCAGACTGCAACGAGCAGGAAACACGTTTCATTGCAGATACTGTAAAGCACATCAAGAAAACCCTAAGGTATAGGCTGGGAACAAATAAGTAA
- a CDS encoding ATPase: MARHMFFGGNTPDGFYSCFGNILFPDEARKIIYLKGSSGGGKSTLMRKVGKIFEDKGYLVDYIHCSNNVADLDGICIRDLGISLIDGTAPHICDPLMPGAIDEIFNSGDFIDKSYVEKRAKELLKLQAEKKPYYEKAYRYLKAAYEIYLNNSHMRKQALDTVKLERAIEKESEFLREKEIAEKPGRFRKMFSGAITPQGNVNYIDTLIKGLDIIVLKGNDGMGTDIFLEKIKDMAISRGYYVEGLFCSLNVEKLDHLILPELNICYTTVNDYHATSLTKEREIDFYEFVDSAFLNEYKDEMAYNSKMASELMERAMNMMAGQKVIHDNIESIYIKSMDFDGLNRASESITDRLLKLIPDEECEV, from the coding sequence ATGGCAAGACATATGTTTTTTGGCGGAAATACGCCAGATGGATTTTACAGCTGTTTCGGTAATATTCTTTTTCCAGATGAGGCAAGAAAAATAATCTATTTAAAGGGTTCTTCCGGCGGAGGCAAAAGCACGCTAATGAGAAAAGTCGGAAAGATTTTTGAGGATAAGGGCTATTTGGTGGATTATATCCACTGTTCCAATAATGTAGCGGACCTTGACGGTATTTGTATAAGGGATTTGGGCATAAGCCTTATAGACGGAACTGCACCCCATATATGTGATCCGTTAATGCCCGGCGCTATTGATGAAATATTTAATTCGGGAGATTTCATTGACAAAAGCTATGTGGAAAAAAGGGCAAAAGAGCTTTTGAAATTACAAGCAGAGAAAAAGCCCTATTATGAAAAGGCCTACAGATACCTTAAGGCAGCCTATGAGATATATCTCAATAACAGCCATATGAGAAAACAGGCTCTTGATACTGTAAAGCTTGAAAGGGCCATAGAGAAGGAATCTGAATTTCTAAGAGAAAAAGAAATAGCCGAAAAGCCCGGCAGGTTCAGAAAAATGTTCTCAGGCGCAATTACGCCCCAAGGCAATGTAAATTATATTGATACCCTTATAAAGGGCCTTGATATTATTGTCCTAAAGGGAAATGACGGTATGGGAACAGATATCTTTCTTGAAAAAATAAAAGATATGGCCATTAGCAGAGGATATTATGTTGAAGGTTTATTTTGCTCCCTTAATGTTGAAAAGCTGGATCATTTAATCCTTCCGGAGCTTAATATTTGCTATACGACGGTAAATGACTACCACGCCACATCGCTTACAAAAGAGAGGGAAATTGACTTTTATGAATTTGTTGATAGCGCATTCTTAAATGAATATAAAGATGAAATGGCCTATAACAGTAAAATGGCAAGCGAGCTTATGGAAAGAGCCATGAACATGATGGCTGGGCAGAAGGTGATTCATGACAATATTGAGAGTATCTATATTAAAAGCATGGATTTTGACGGCCTTAACAGGGCTTCCGAAAGTATTACAGATCGGCTTTTAAAGCTGATTCCTGATGAAGAATGCGAGGTGTAA
- a CDS encoding Fur family transcriptional regulator, with protein sequence MKQRRNTKQREMILDTVHKRKDHPSADDVYLDIRSENPRVSRGTVYRNLNILTDEGAVNHVKIPGADRFDYRLEPHYHLLCTECGKVIDVEIPYRAELDHALKEQTGYEIKQHSTLFEGICPDCRSKKERDTK encoded by the coding sequence ATGAAACAACGGCGCAATACGAAGCAAAGGGAAATGATTTTAGACACCGTGCATAAACGCAAAGACCATCCCAGCGCCGATGATGTCTATTTGGATATCCGCAGCGAAAATCCCAGGGTAAGCAGGGGAACCGTATATAGAAACTTAAACATTTTAACTGACGAAGGTGCGGTAAACCATGTTAAAATACCCGGCGCGGACCGGTTTGATTATCGCTTGGAGCCGCATTATCACCTTCTTTGCACCGAATGCGGAAAGGTTATTGATGTAGAGATACCGTATCGTGCAGAGCTTGACCATGCCCTGAAAGAACAGACAGGATATGAAATCAAACAGCACAGTACTCTTTTTGAAGGCATCTGCCCTGATTGCCGTTCAAAAAAAGAAAGGGATACAAAATAA
- a CDS encoding catalase produces the protein MENYKKLTNEVGAPVADNENSITAGPRGPVVMQDVWLMEKMAHFNREVIPERRMHAKGWGAYGKFTVTHDISKYTKAKVLQPGKETELFLRFSTVAGERGAADCERDIRGVAVKFYTEEGNWDLVGNNTPTFFIRDVHNFSDLNRAVKRDPRTGRRSAQNNWDFWTLLPECHHQITIVMSDRGIPASFRNMHFFGEHTFSLYNEENERVWCKFHFKTQQGIKNLTNEEATHINGMDREYHGKDLFEAIEEGNFPRWTMYIQVMTEEQAKNHYENPFDITKIWRHAEFPLIEVGVLELNRNPENYFAEVEQAAFTPAHVVPGIGFSPDRFLQGRLFSYGDAQRYRLGVNHNHIPVNQAKCQVNEYHRDGAMRVDGNYGGAPAYSPNSGGYWTAQPEVAEPELPLDGAMWRYDPKDDPTDDCFRAGGDLWRVLTEDKKKLLIENTAADIAPVTDNVKYRHAVHCYLADTEYGERVTEAMGLSIDKVKELSKLNHRELAEATLKDNM, from the coding sequence ATGGAAAACTATAAGAAATTGACCAATGAAGTTGGGGCTCCGGTTGCAGATAATGAAAATTCCATTACCGCAGGACCAAGGGGACCAGTGGTTATGCAGGACGTATGGCTTATGGAAAAGATGGCACACTTCAACCGTGAAGTTATTCCCGAACGCCGTATGCATGCGAAGGGCTGGGGGGCCTACGGAAAATTTACGGTGACCCATGACATTTCAAAATATACCAAGGCCAAGGTTTTACAGCCGGGAAAAGAAACAGAGCTTTTTCTCCGTTTTTCTACAGTTGCCGGCGAAAGAGGCGCGGCAGACTGTGAAAGAGATATCCGCGGCGTAGCCGTAAAATTCTATACGGAAGAAGGCAACTGGGATTTAGTAGGAAACAATACGCCGACGTTTTTTATTCGCGACGTACATAATTTTTCAGATTTGAATCGTGCCGTTAAAAGAGATCCCCGTACAGGCCGCCGGTCAGCTCAGAATAATTGGGATTTTTGGACTTTGCTTCCCGAATGCCATCATCAGATTACCATTGTTATGAGTGATAGAGGCATACCTGCATCCTTTAGAAATATGCATTTCTTCGGCGAGCATACATTCTCTCTTTATAATGAGGAAAATGAGCGTGTATGGTGTAAATTCCACTTTAAAACCCAGCAGGGTATTAAGAATTTAACCAATGAAGAAGCCACTCATATTAACGGAATGGACCGTGAATATCACGGCAAGGACCTTTTTGAAGCCATTGAAGAAGGAAACTTCCCTCGCTGGACCATGTATATTCAGGTGATGACAGAAGAGCAGGCCAAAAATCACTATGAGAATCCCTTTGACATTACGAAGATTTGGCGGCATGCAGAGTTTCCGCTGATTGAAGTAGGCGTTTTAGAGCTGAACCGTAACCCTGAAAACTATTTTGCAGAAGTAGAACAGGCAGCATTTACACCGGCTCACGTAGTTCCCGGTATCGGTTTTTCACCGGACCGCTTCCTTCAGGGCAGGCTTTTTTCCTACGGCGACGCACAGCGCTACCGCCTTGGAGTAAATCACAACCATATTCCCGTAAATCAGGCAAAATGCCAGGTAAATGAATACCATAGAGACGGCGCCATGCGTGTAGACGGAAATTACGGCGGTGCCCCGGCGTATTCGCCAAACAGCGGCGGCTATTGGACGGCACAGCCGGAAGTAGCAGAGCCGGAGCTTCCGCTTGACGGCGCAATGTGGCGGTACGACCCGAAGGATGACCCTACAGACGATTGCTTCCGTGCCGGCGGGGATTTATGGCGTGTACTTACAGAAGATAAGAAAAAGCTCCTCATTGAAAACACTGCGGCGGATATTGCCCCTGTTACAGATAATGTGAAATACCGCCATGCAGTACATTGCTATTTAGCCGATACGGAATACGGCGAGCGTGTTACAGAAGCAATGGGTCTTTCCATAGATAAGGTAAAGGAGCTTTCTAAGCTTAATCACAGAGAGCTTGCGGAAGCTACTCTGAAGGATAATATGTAA
- a CDS encoding YbaN family protein — translation MGIKNILLCGVGFLLLGMGAIGLVLPLWPTTPFVLAAAGCFASTPRIYEKVIKIPFFNEYIRNYKDRKGLKPETVIISLTSLWGMLLLSAFHIQKSWVLIILAVVGISVTTHILWIAKVRNK, via the coding sequence ATGGGTATTAAAAACATATTGCTTTGCGGTGTGGGGTTTCTTCTTCTTGGAATGGGCGCAATCGGTTTAGTTCTTCCCCTTTGGCCGACGACCCCTTTTGTATTGGCGGCGGCAGGCTGCTTTGCTTCTACCCCCAGGATCTATGAGAAGGTAATAAAGATTCCCTTTTTCAATGAATATATCAGAAATTATAAAGACCGAAAGGGCTTAAAACCCGAAACCGTCATTATCAGCTTAACTTCTCTTTGGGGAATGCTTTTGCTTTCCGCATTCCATATTCAGAAGTCTTGGGTATTAATTATTTTAGCCGTCGTAGGCATATCCGTAACCACCCATATTTTATGGATTGCCAAGGTAAGAAATAAATAG
- a CDS encoding DUF4491 family protein yields MYWSGIIIGGISFLVIGIFHPIVIKCEYYFTYKIWPLFLVGGLGFCGASLFAEGSIVSPTLAIIGFAMLWSILELKHQDERVKKGWFPENPKRTSKKALKTIHRRRIHGY; encoded by the coding sequence ATGTATTGGTCGGGAATCATTATTGGTGGAATCAGCTTTCTTGTAATAGGTATTTTTCACCCTATTGTTATAAAGTGTGAATATTATTTTACTTATAAAATATGGCCTTTGTTTCTGGTGGGCGGTCTGGGATTTTGCGGGGCTTCCCTTTTTGCGGAAGGAAGCATTGTTTCGCCTACCCTTGCTATTATTGGTTTTGCCATGCTATGGTCTATTCTTGAGCTTAAGCATCAGGATGAACGGGTAAAGAAAGGCTGGTTTCCCGAGAACCCTAAAAGAACTTCTAAAAAAGCCTTAAAAACAATACATAGGAGGAGAATCCATGGGTATTAA
- a CDS encoding APC family permease: MKNKKTHFIDLLLGRALVNAEIAGEKLNLPWGLPIMASDAVSSVAYALEEILLVLVPVLGLGAIGYLDVVALPIIILLLILAFSYSQIIDHYPNGGGSYVVSSENLGKGASLFAASALIVDYIMTVAVSLSSATAAFLAAFPSLWEYRVIIAIAFLSIVTLMNLRGVRESAKIFGAPTYGFIVIMMILIITGFIRFITGTLDPIKYTGVPDFNGGLSESLLILLLLKAFSSGCSALTGIEAVSNAVPSFKDPAQKTAKHVLYVLVCIIIFIFGGSVLLASRLHVIPLEGHTVISQMGMAIFGSGPMFYLLQFATSLILLLAANTAYNGLPNLLALLAFDNYMPHQFSQRGRKLSFSNGILFIYFVAGGLIIFFQADTHHLIPLYSVGVFLSFTLAQTGMVAKWFKIKGNGWKRKMLINIIGSIMSFVGMVIVFVTKFSSGAWMLGIAIPMISIIMYSIHKHYKAVYDDIRLEPEEAKSLYKPCTSTNQRPFIVLGSSFSRPFIKAINYANALSANVTAVHIATSDEDKAKFQELWKKSGFGFPLVIIEAPYRDIIPPIADYIEQWHNELPHNGFLTVVLVKFVENHFVDKILHNQTTYFIERRLKSFNYVATLMVHYIYKKSGKV, encoded by the coding sequence ATGAAAAATAAAAAGACGCATTTTATCGATCTTCTCCTTGGAAGGGCTCTCGTAAATGCGGAAATAGCGGGGGAAAAGCTGAATCTTCCCTGGGGTCTTCCCATTATGGCATCAGATGCTGTTTCTTCTGTGGCTTACGCCCTTGAAGAGATACTTTTGGTGCTTGTTCCCGTTTTAGGGCTTGGTGCTATTGGCTATCTTGATGTTGTAGCACTGCCCATAATAATTTTGCTCCTGATTTTGGCCTTTTCTTATTCTCAGATAATTGACCATTATCCAAACGGCGGCGGCTCTTATGTGGTTTCCAGCGAAAATCTGGGGAAAGGCGCCTCCCTTTTTGCGGCCTCTGCACTGATTGTAGACTATATTATGACGGTTGCCGTAAGTTTATCTTCTGCCACGGCGGCATTTTTAGCTGCTTTTCCCTCTCTTTGGGAATACAGGGTTATAATAGCTATTGCTTTTTTATCTATCGTTACATTAATGAATTTAAGGGGCGTCAGGGAATCTGCCAAGATATTCGGCGCACCTACCTATGGTTTTATTGTTATAATGATGATTTTAATCATCACGGGCTTTATAAGGTTTATAACCGGTACTCTTGACCCTATAAAATACACAGGCGTTCCTGATTTTAATGGGGGCTTATCCGAATCTTTGCTTATACTGCTTTTGCTTAAGGCATTTTCTTCAGGCTGTTCCGCCCTTACGGGCATAGAAGCAGTAAGCAATGCCGTGCCCTCTTTTAAAGACCCTGCCCAAAAAACCGCAAAGCATGTTTTATATGTGCTTGTTTGCATCATCATATTTATTTTCGGCGGCTCCGTGCTTCTTGCGTCAAGGCTTCATGTTATTCCGCTAGAAGGCCACACGGTTATCTCCCAAATGGGTATGGCCATATTCGGAAGCGGCCCTATGTTTTATCTGCTTCAGTTTGCAACCTCCCTTATCTTGCTTTTAGCTGCCAATACGGCATATAACGGGCTTCCTAATTTATTAGCCTTGCTTGCTTTTGATAATTACATGCCCCATCAGTTTTCACAAAGGGGAAGAAAGCTCAGCTTTTCAAACGGAATATTATTTATATATTTTGTGGCCGGAGGGCTTATTATATTTTTTCAAGCCGATACCCACCACCTTATCCCTTTGTATTCCGTAGGTGTTTTCCTTTCCTTTACCCTTGCCCAGACAGGCATGGTGGCCAAATGGTTCAAAATAAAAGGAAACGGCTGGAAGCGTAAAATGCTGATTAACATCATCGGCTCTATCATGAGCTTTGTGGGTATGGTCATCGTATTTGTAACCAAGTTTTCAAGCGGCGCCTGGATGCTTGGTATCGCAATACCCATGATTTCAATTATAATGTATAGCATTCATAAGCATTATAAGGCCGTGTATGATGATATAAGGCTTGAACCGGAAGAAGCAAAATCCCTTTATAAGCCCTGTACAAGCACAAACCAAAGACCTTTTATCGTGCTTGGCTCCTCCTTTTCAAGGCCCTTTATAAAAGCCATTAACTATGCAAACGCCCTAAGTGCCAACGTAACGGCAGTGCATATTGCAACCAGTGATGAGGACAAGGCAAAATTTCAGGAGCTCTGGAAAAAGTCCGGTTTCGGCTTTCCTCTCGTAATTATCGAAGCCCCTTACAGGGATATTATTCCCCCTATTGCCGATTACATCGAACAATGGCATAATGAGCTTCCTCATAACGGCTTTCTTACGGTAGTGCTGGTTAAATTTGTGGAAAACCATTTTGTAGATAAGATTCTTCACAATCAAACAACCTATTTCATTGAAAGACGCCTTAAATCCTTTAATTATGTGGCAACCTTAATGGTTCATTACATCTATAAGAAATCGGGGAAGGTTTAA
- a CDS encoding flavodoxin family protein — translation MNVAVIWSSPNTDGLTASAKEKFLSGIKKKDGKITEIHLNRKKIEHCRACGNGWGICRSKGLCVLKDDFEEIYQQLAEADGVVFVSAVYWHDITECMKAFIDRLRRCETRHNKFLAGKRCFLIACAGGTGLGAVECLHNMEEALKHMGMRAYDRIPVTRFNKDYIFQALEQAGEIYTTRLEEGFDMQY, via the coding sequence ATGAATGTAGCGGTAATTTGGTCAAGTCCTAACACAGATGGGCTTACGGCTTCTGCCAAGGAAAAGTTTCTATCCGGCATCAAGAAAAAAGATGGAAAAATTACAGAAATACATTTGAATAGAAAAAAGATTGAACATTGCCGTGCTTGCGGGAATGGCTGGGGAATTTGCCGTTCAAAAGGGCTTTGTGTTTTAAAGGACGATTTTGAAGAAATATATCAGCAGTTGGCGGAAGCAGACGGCGTTGTTTTTGTATCTGCCGTATACTGGCATGATATAACAGAATGTATGAAAGCCTTCATTGACCGGCTTCGCAGATGCGAAACGAGACATAATAAATTTCTTGCGGGAAAACGCTGTTTTCTGATTGCTTGTGCCGGAGGTACCGGATTAGGAGCAGTTGAGTGCTTACACAACATGGAAGAGGCATTGAAACATATGGGAATGAGAGCCTATGACCGCATACCGGTAACCCGTTTCAATAAAGACTATATCTTCCAGGCGCTGGAGCAGGCAGGAGAAATTTATACAACAAGGCTTGAAGAAGGCTTTGATATGCAGTATTAA
- a CDS encoding DUF6506 family protein, translating to MKKKFAHILMSPAYNTEIHKAVFETETKDTYIFTVNSFDEAKELVLKLKEDGFGVIELCGAFGEERTRAYKESTDGQVGFGYVVNLPEQDGIIKEFFGH from the coding sequence ATGAAGAAAAAATTTGCACACATTTTAATGAGCCCGGCTTATAATACGGAAATCCATAAGGCCGTATTTGAGACTGAGACAAAGGACACTTATATTTTTACGGTAAATAGCTTTGATGAAGCCAAAGAGCTTGTTCTTAAGCTTAAAGAGGATGGTTTTGGCGTAATAGAGCTTTGCGGTGCCTTTGGTGAGGAAAGAACAAGAGCCTATAAGGAGAGTACAGACGGACAAGTAGGCTTTGGCTATGTTGTAAACCTGCCGGAGCAAGACGGCATTATCAAAGAGTTTTTCGGGCATTAA
- a CDS encoding alpha/beta hydrolase — MDIYTVCGREIFVLLPPEYHKDECLPVLYFHDGKDTAPLLEKAEHKLYGEGRLKRHITVALSTSDRLKDLTPWPGKAISHKFKDFGGGGDAYIAYIENNLIPFINEKYATRKEASEVSIGGVSLGGIMSIYALYKSNLFGNALCISGSFWYYDFIEFLKSNSPKNKNAKIILISGKDEGKGKPEPLDKTTQYAEEAAEILKGKTNHPVNLLWDEGGHHHNRQNRIEEGLLRLYK, encoded by the coding sequence ATGGATATATATACTGTTTGCGGAAGAGAAATTTTCGTGCTTCTTCCCCCGGAATATCATAAGGACGAATGCCTGCCTGTATTATACTTTCATGACGGGAAGGATACGGCGCCTCTTTTGGAAAAGGCGGAACATAAGCTTTACGGAGAAGGAAGGCTTAAAAGGCATATTACGGTTGCTTTATCAACAAGTGACCGCCTTAAGGACCTAACGCCATGGCCAGGAAAGGCCATTTCTCATAAATTTAAGGATTTCGGCGGCGGTGGAGATGCTTATATTGCTTATATTGAAAATAATCTTATTCCCTTTATAAATGAGAAATACGCCACAAGAAAGGAAGCGTCGGAGGTTTCTATAGGAGGCGTTTCCCTTGGAGGAATTATGAGTATCTATGCCCTTTATAAAAGTAATCTATTTGGGAATGCATTGTGTATTTCCGGCTCCTTCTGGTATTATGACTTTATAGAATTTTTAAAATCAAATTCCCCTAAAAATAAGAATGCGAAAATCATACTAATTTCAGGAAAAGACGAAGGAAAAGGAAAGCCGGAACCTTTAGATAAGACCACCCAATACGCCGAAGAAGCGGCAGAAATATTAAAAGGAAAAACAAATCATCCCGTTAATCTCTTATGGGACGAAGGGGGCCATCACCACAACAGACAAAACCGTATTGAAGAAGGCCTTTTAAGGCTTTACAAATAA